One genomic region from Solwaraspora sp. WMMD792 encodes:
- a CDS encoding NUDIX hydrolase translates to MTDATGSPRHSVSVAAVIVDSAGRALVTQRRDNARWEPPGGVLELEESVLDGVRREVWEETGLVVEPTRLTGVYKNMPRGIVALMFRAEITGGTLSTSDETSQVEWWTPETVAERMDPAYAVRVLDALREDGPAVRAHDGVALLTGVAALPR, encoded by the coding sequence ATGACCGATGCCACCGGCAGCCCGAGACACTCCGTCAGCGTCGCTGCCGTGATCGTCGATTCAGCCGGGCGAGCGCTGGTGACGCAACGTCGCGACAACGCCCGATGGGAACCGCCCGGCGGGGTGCTCGAGCTTGAAGAATCCGTGCTGGACGGCGTACGCCGCGAGGTCTGGGAGGAGACAGGCCTTGTCGTCGAGCCGACTCGACTCACCGGCGTCTACAAGAACATGCCCCGTGGCATCGTCGCGCTGATGTTCCGCGCCGAGATCACCGGGGGAACTCTCTCGACGTCCGACGAGACGAGCCAAGTCGAGTGGTGGACACCCGAAACGGTGGCGGAGCGGATGGACCCCGCCTACGCAGTCCGGGTGCTCGACGCGCTGCGCGAGGACGGCCCGGCCGTCCGCGCCCACGATGGTGTTGCGCTGCTTACCGGTGTTGCCGCCCTGCCCCGCTGA
- a CDS encoding NUDIX domain-containing protein, with the protein MARTEHFNNPDAPRPNSIVVAVTAFVLDADDRVLLVRRTDNDLWALPGGAQDFGEYIAETAVRETKEEAGVDIEVTDIVGLYTNPNHVIEYSDGEVRQQFSICFRARYLSGEPTTSDESSEVRWVAEDELSALTIHPSMRLRIDHGYEGRSKPYIG; encoded by the coding sequence GTGGCCAGGACCGAGCACTTCAACAACCCGGACGCCCCCCGACCGAACTCGATCGTTGTCGCTGTGACCGCCTTCGTCCTCGACGCGGACGACCGCGTTCTCCTGGTACGCCGGACAGACAACGACCTGTGGGCGCTACCGGGCGGGGCGCAGGACTTCGGCGAGTACATCGCCGAGACAGCCGTGCGTGAGACCAAGGAGGAAGCCGGGGTTGACATCGAGGTGACCGACATCGTCGGCCTCTACACCAACCCGAACCATGTCATCGAGTACAGCGATGGCGAGGTACGGCAGCAGTTCTCTATCTGCTTCCGCGCCCGGTACCTGTCCGGCGAACCCACCACGAGCGACGAGTCGTCCGAAGTTCGGTGGGTGGCCGAGGATGAGCTGAGCGCGCTGACAATCCATCCGTCCATGCGACTGCGCATCGATCACGGCTACGAGGGGCGTTCGAAGCCGTACATCGGTTAG
- a CDS encoding HD domain-containing protein, producing the protein MSGLVARAAELAEEQLAAALPRRWRHVQTVAGKAGEVSHVLDPTDAEVLVAAAWLHDVGYTPGVADTGLHALDGGRWLRRVGVSDRVAALVAHHSCALFEAEERGLRDELAAEFPQEHSLTADALWYADMTTGPDGHDVAVLDRLAEIEQRYGPDHLVTRFWVRARPTLLEAVERTTDRLAVS; encoded by the coding sequence ATGTCGGGGCTGGTGGCGCGAGCGGCTGAGCTTGCCGAGGAACAGTTAGCTGCTGCTCTACCTCGGCGTTGGCGTCATGTGCAGACCGTTGCCGGAAAGGCCGGCGAGGTCAGTCACGTCCTGGACCCGACGGACGCTGAGGTTCTCGTCGCTGCCGCGTGGCTGCACGATGTCGGGTACACCCCCGGGGTGGCCGATACCGGCCTGCACGCTCTCGACGGCGGGCGGTGGCTACGTCGTGTCGGGGTGTCCGATCGCGTGGCCGCGCTGGTGGCTCATCACTCGTGCGCGCTGTTCGAGGCGGAGGAACGCGGCCTTCGGGACGAGCTGGCCGCTGAGTTCCCGCAGGAACATTCGCTGACCGCTGATGCCCTCTGGTACGCGGACATGACCACCGGCCCGGACGGCCACGACGTCGCCGTTCTGGACCGCCTGGCGGAGATCGAGCAACGCTACGGCCCTGACCACCTGGTCACCAGGTTCTGGGTACGGGCCAGACCGACGCTGCTCGAAGCCGTCGAGCGCACCACGGATCGACTCGCGGTGTCCTAA
- a CDS encoding NYN domain-containing protein: MRVGVYVDGYNLYYGGRGLCGQGTPGWRWLDVRALAERLLANVPSWAGAQVHRIVYCTAVIDAASNPSGFRDQDIYLKALTASSSVDLIEYGSYVSRVKYAPLAVQAQSRRAGPQLVTSQWPIMVQDAQGNPVQDATFMVSYAHREEKGSDVNVASHLLVDVLTSQVDAALVLSNDSDLKFPVSYARTKVPVGTINPSRNYLAGALKGQRGGGVGGHWWRQLAAADFQTCQLSDPVVSPAGTYVRPSGW, encoded by the coding sequence GTGCGCGTTGGTGTGTATGTCGATGGGTACAACCTCTACTACGGTGGCAGAGGGCTGTGCGGACAGGGAACTCCCGGCTGGCGCTGGCTCGACGTCCGGGCTCTTGCAGAGCGCTTGCTAGCGAACGTACCGAGCTGGGCGGGTGCCCAGGTTCACCGAATCGTTTACTGCACTGCTGTAATCGATGCTGCGAGCAATCCCTCAGGCTTCCGCGATCAAGACATCTACCTCAAGGCCCTCACGGCATCATCGAGCGTCGACCTCATCGAGTACGGCAGCTACGTCTCTCGCGTGAAGTACGCCCCGCTGGCAGTGCAGGCTCAGAGTCGTAGGGCTGGACCCCAGCTCGTAACCTCCCAGTGGCCCATAATGGTTCAGGACGCGCAGGGCAATCCGGTACAGGATGCGACATTCATGGTGTCGTACGCCCATCGAGAGGAAAAGGGCTCCGATGTCAACGTGGCTTCTCACCTCCTGGTCGACGTCCTCACATCCCAGGTAGACGCAGCCCTCGTACTCTCCAACGACAGTGATCTTAAATTTCCTGTGTCCTACGCGAGGACAAAGGTCCCTGTCGGCACGATCAACCCATCGCGGAACTACCTGGCAGGGGCGTTGAAGGGACAGCGAGGCGGGGGTGTAGGCGGGCACTGGTGGAGGCAGCTCGCAGCTGCGGACTTCCAAACCTGCCAGCTCAGCGACCCGGTCGTCAGCCCTGCCGGGACCTACGTACGCCCGTCCGGCTGGTAA
- a CDS encoding phosphatase PAP2 family protein, which yields MPEPTATRPSAPPADAPRRPGPTPAGWWFDAVLLAALAGLTGALAAGVFLDTDLAVRDWVDAHRPPVAYWVARVLNFFGQGGWLLIPVSTVLALWLARRVRSVRPLLPVLGAVVATYLSVGAMKVLLPRGYPHDFDDPFPERLFTEATPAMAYPSGHVTNAIVWYAVIALLITALCRSYGRQVPAGRPFPGYLALRFLPAAVLFCSTVYLGYHWLTDSVAGLLLGWLLLRLLQRVPWDTVRLPWVPGDLDRPAGLS from the coding sequence GTGCCCGAGCCAACCGCCACCCGCCCGTCCGCGCCGCCGGCCGACGCGCCGCGGCGACCCGGGCCGACGCCGGCCGGCTGGTGGTTCGACGCGGTGCTGCTGGCCGCGCTGGCCGGGCTGACCGGGGCGCTCGCCGCCGGGGTGTTCCTCGACACCGACCTGGCGGTACGGGACTGGGTCGACGCGCACCGGCCGCCGGTGGCCTACTGGGTGGCCCGGGTGCTCAACTTCTTCGGCCAGGGCGGCTGGCTGCTGATCCCGGTCTCCACCGTGCTGGCGCTCTGGCTGGCCCGGCGGGTCCGTTCGGTGCGTCCGCTGCTGCCGGTGCTCGGCGCGGTGGTGGCGACCTACCTCAGCGTCGGCGCGATGAAGGTGCTGCTGCCCCGGGGCTATCCGCACGACTTCGACGACCCGTTCCCGGAGCGGCTGTTCACCGAGGCGACCCCGGCGATGGCGTACCCGTCCGGGCACGTGACCAACGCGATCGTCTGGTACGCGGTGATCGCCCTGCTGATCACCGCGCTGTGCCGCTCGTACGGGCGGCAGGTGCCGGCCGGGCGGCCGTTCCCCGGCTACCTGGCGCTGCGCTTCCTGCCTGCGGCGGTCCTGTTCTGCAGCACGGTCTACCTCGGCTACCACTGGTTGACCGACTCGGTCGCCGGGCTGCTGCTCGGTTGGCTGCTGCTGCGCCTGCTGCAGCGGGTGCCATGGGACACCGTACGGCTGCCATGGGTGCCCGGTGACCTGGACCGCCCCGCCGGCCTGTCCTGA